From the genome of Loxodonta africana isolate mLoxAfr1 chromosome 4, mLoxAfr1.hap2, whole genome shotgun sequence:
gtaACAGACAGTAAACAACAATAGATTATCAAAGAGAAACTGCTTATCTTTCCTCAAATTATCCTCATCCATTCTCATGTATCTAGACAGGCACATGGTGGTTCAGGTCAGATGCAGTGTTCATATCACCACTGCCTCTGGTTACCACTATGTATTTAGGGGCCTTCAACGGCTCTAGAAGCTTCTACTCTACTTCTAAACCTTACTGGGCCTTGTTGCCAGCTGGAAAAGCCCTGCACGGGATCTCCTAAatctctgctgctgggccccctAAACCTCTGCTGCTGGATCCCACCATGCTACCTGGGCCTGCGGGGCTATCTTGCCATCATGTTATCCCAGACCCTGATACCCAGGAGTGGATGTATGCTACCTCTGTACAGGGCACACGTAGGCCTCTCTTGCCCTGCACAAACAAGTGTTACAAATGTTTTAggtccaccagcaagcctcttgcctAAAGGTGCTCAATTCTCTCTCCTTGGGCAAGTCAGACTCATAGCTGCTGTCTCTCACGGTCTTCAGCATTCCCTCTCTCTTCTAGGTGTAGGAGATTCTCAGGGCTGGGATCCTAGCTCCTTGGTCCAAAGTACATGCTCTGCTCCAAACTTCTATATGGTAGTGAGGTTCCCTGAATCTCTGTGGGGTTAGCCTTTTTAAGCCTAGCTGAATGGCAAAACCAACCCTCTTGGTAGGGAACAGTCACCTCATTTGTATAGTCCTGCAAGAGTTTTACACACCTTGTTTGCATTATCCCAGTCAATTAATTTGTGGAAGTTAGAAGACCATGGctggaaaggccatataaaatcaATTCACTGTACTGTACTCAGGTAATGAAGAAAATATCCTTCCATCCACCAATGGTTAGAAACCAGTTGGCCTCAAATTGACTCTGACCcttggtgaccacatgtgtgtcagcgtagaactatgctccttagggtttcagtggctacatttttggaagtagattgtgaagcctttcttccaaggtgcatatgggtggacccaaacctccaacctttcagttagcagccacgacTCAAATGTCTCATACGTTAAACAGGATTTTGGAGCACTATTCTTCTCAGGACTTCAATAGATCTATTCATCCAATAAGCTAAGACAATCCTTGACCGTAACAACTAACATTGCAAAAATAGCTACTGCAGTTGCTCAAGGGTCGTGTTTTTCCTCTACAATTCTTTATTTAGAAACACTGTATTAATcaccatatatatatttgttcgTAGTCCCCAAACAATGCCAGTTTGTTTGGAATTCGTATGTTGGTACATTTCAGCCTTACCAATCAGTACCAAAAGGAAGGCCCAGTGATCTCCTTcaaaaatctgtaaaaaaaaaaacataatggaTCTCAGGAGTCAGATTTCTTTGCgtatggggtttctatgagtcagggtCTGACTTGGCAAtaccaacaagaacaacaatgtcAATCACCCCGATCTACGGGAAACTACACACATATTTACCATTTATGGCACTCTTCGTCCTTTTGTATAATTCTAGTTTTTCACGTGGTGGAATTTGTCTTCCTCAAGCGGAGATTCTTTAACATGTCTTTTACTACAGGCTTGCTAGCCATACAcgttctctgcctttttttttctttttttttggtctgaaaatgttttattttcatatttgaaagatattttcccTGGCTATAAAATTCCACATTGTACAATCgcagcatttaaaaaatgttaatgtgTTACGTTCTGATGGCATACTTTTAGGCAATACAGGGAGTATAGATAACTGTTTACAGAAATATTGCTGAAAAACCccacagagaaacaggagagtaggtGAAGTATTGGTGAAGATAAGAGAGCAATTTTAGAATAAATTACATGCATGTTTGTAAGGGCACGGGAAGGGCCTATTAGACAGGCATAAGGTGCAGAAGAGATGGGGAAAATAATGGGTGCATTGTCTTTGTGAGTGGATGTGGGTTCTATTGCACAGGGGGTGGAGGGAATGGTCTTAGatccaaaagcaaaccaaaccagttgccatccatttGATAGGAGCATAGATAGTTCATCTAGTGTATCAAAGAACAACTTTGTGAAAGTTCTCTTTTAAGTGTTTTGCCTTAAAGGTTGGACAATAGGGGGAAGGATCTTCCAGGCTAGGAAGAAGATATTGCAGAGAGCTGGTTTCATGTGGCTCAAAAAAAGATATCAGGGGTTATTAGAGGAGGTTAGTGTGTTGAATGTTTTAGGTCAGATTACAAAAGTCCTGGAATGCTATTTTAAGGAAATTTGACTCTAACCTCTCCTCAATAGACAGACTTTGAAGAGGtccacaaagaaaaacaaacaaacatgcttAAAGGCATTTTTGGATGATCATGCAAGAATATGAATAGTGAATTTAAGAAATGTGTCCGTAGGAAGGGACAGAGACCAATTTTGAGAAATGATCAAAATCTACAATACTAATTCTCCATCTGGAGAGCTGTTTTTCCTATAACCTAGTCAACCTGTTCCAAACTGCCAAGCCTTGCCTCTTTGATATCTTCTAGGCAACGAAATTTCTCAGAGTAATGACACAATTACATATTTCTGTCAATGGTAGCATATTTTCAGTTGTCCACACTCAAATTCTATGAGTTAGGCTCAGGTTTCATTCATTTCTCTTACTAATCAGTTATTGTATGTCATCAGTCATTTCTATCTTGTATGTCTTTTTCAGATGAACATTTTTCTCTGATGTAAGGATTTATGTGTTTCCTTGACTCACTtctttctggagaatgttctgtgcTTGCTTTTACATCTCTATAAATCTCTCCCAGGTGTAAATAGAACTCCACCTGTCCCTTCACAGCACATGGCAAACTAGCAAGCAGTATGGTATTCTGGTTTTGTGCATGGATTCTGGATCCAGATTACCTGGGTTCGACACTTATCGTTTCCCTCTATTAGATGTCTGACCTtgattctgtgcctcagtttccttgtttgtaaTATGGGGGTAATTGTTATAGCATATCAGTATAAGTATTAATAATGACATATTGatattgataataataatatataatgcATAGGATTTTTAATTGTTTCTATTATCATGTTCTATTACTGTCTTGCCTGCTGGAACAGCGTATGGCACATAATAAATAACGTAAAAGCTATCATTATTTCCCTCGGCCATAGTGGCCTTTTTTCTCTATTGAAAACACTCATGATCTGTGTCATATATGTGACCCTTCGATCTCTGTTGCTTTGTGAAATTTCTCGTATTGTTAACTTTCCATGGTGTACGTCATGTATATTAAGTTCTTATCATGAGGCAGAtttacttcttttaattttctataCTACTAAGCATAGTACTACCCATACTTTGAATAGATGTTTATGAAAttatacacaaaaaataatttgaatgtcaGAGAGTTTCTAGGGCTTCTTCTATTTTCAGGAAAATGATGCTGATTACTCAGTATGTGATACATTCTCTTTTTTGCAGAGTTTTAAATATCCAAATAATAAAGTTTATGTCTCTCTGCAGAGCAGCTACTTTAGGGCTTATTGTGCTGACAAACAGTATGTTCCCTGGGGGTTTTGAATCTGAAGGGATAATGTTGCTTTTGTTGCCATCTTTAGGGACAAAAGGTAAATAGATTTTTGAGAAAAGCAGTCACAGAGAGAGTGGTGAGGATGGGGCAATGGTAGCATCTAACTCAGGACAACAGCAGGCAGAGTCAATCAGGAGACGTGGAACATAGAGTTGAATGGAATCAGTGTATGGACTGGACTGCAAAAGTGATCTCCAAGCTTCCATTCAAATCAATCATTCAAGTAGCCCTGAATTTAGTCAGCATGATAAAATCATTGTCATTTAACTTGAGGAttgcatttattttcatttcccaAGGCCCATAATCAAAGAAGGGTTTAGGGCCCAAGGGAAAGTGGTGAACCAGGGAGGTCTTGCTTGCATTCTCAGTATCCACTTTTTCTCTTCTGAGAGTGAAACATACCCTCCATGACATCAGGAATTTTGTCCTATATGTTCAGTGCTATATTCCAGTGCTAAAACCACACTGGCACATAGTAATCACTCAGCAAATAAttcttgaatgaacaaatgaaagaatGTGACAGGTCTAGTATGGaagcagaagaaatatttttcctccttcccttaaCTATATATTTTCTCTTCTCACTTCTTCTCTCACCATGTACCTTAAGGATCTTCATGGCCACACTGTCATTTTCTTAATAGTTCAGATAACAATCACAAGTGAGCAGTGAGGTCTATGACACCAAACTGGGTTATATCTCATTATAAAGGAGGTAGGTGACTTCACAAGAATTGCTGGAGAAAATGTTCTGGGGTACAATGaggatataatttataaatattaaaagcatGCACAGTTTTATGTTGCTGATCTTTTGGAGACTTCTTACAAATAGAGTACAGGTCACACAGTGAAATCTGATTGTACAATGACAGCTAGTGTAGAGGTGATGAATAGGCATCCCTTCTTCAAGAAGGAATTCTTTAATATTGTCTATGTCTAAGGTATTTTCCCCTCTTTGAGAAATTTCTCCACCCTACACATACCATTAAATGACAGAATTCTTACTATATTCTGATGAACCTGTGGAGGGTGAAAAGCCACGATCAATTCCAGTACAACCTGAGGTAATTTTTAGGAAGCACAGATGTATCCAGGAGTGACCCCATTTATTTTTGTGCTTCCAACTCCTGCTGAAACTTGAAAGACCTGTAAAATGCCACCCCCTGGTGTTCCCTCTTAGTGAGGTGACCAGAAGAATGAGAGGTGAGAAGCTCATTGTCCAGAATAGATGCCGAGTGGTTATCTTTCATGAAGCTCCCGCATGTGCAGTATTGGTTCTATCCAACTGCACTCAGGCCCAGCAAGGTCAATGGGGCAGGCTTATCTCTTTGAAAGTCCAGAAGGTATTCAACCTTGTCTACCTTCATCCAAAGCTTTTACAAATTGGACACAGCTAGATATTGCAGAGAATGAGATTTATGTATATAGAGAGTTTTTTCTATGGAGTTATAACTCAGGCAAAGTAATTAACCCAACTGCTAAGTGAATATACACATATTAGTGATGCATTTTTAGTTAATTATCAAAAAGGAAATTAGCACATTTGGGGAAGTTTTCATGGTTCTAAGATGACAAAATGAGAAGCTTTCTGGACAGTAAAGCCCTTTGCCCCCAGAGTTTTGAAGTGCACAGAGCATATGCACATTCCGTGCACATGACTTAAAATGAATTTTTGAAAGTCTTATGACGTTATAAAGTATATCTGAGCATGAGATGATattcattaaataaaaataacatttgtaTATGTGTTTAAAAGTATAAACAATATTTGCAGAAAGATAGAATGTGAGTACAGGCTTTTAGTATCTTGTAGAAGGAATTAGTAGTCGCTAGATCCAAGTCAgggcgctggtggtgcagtggttaaggatttggctgctcaccaaaaggtcggcagtgcaaatccaccagcagctccttggaaaccctatggggcagttctactgtgtcttatagaatcattatgagtcagaatcgactccagggcattGGGTAGGTCCAGGTTACTTACATTGTTCTCCCTCCTTATCTTTTCTTCTCCTTCATCTTTAGGTCCATTCAGTTTTTTCATGCTATGCTTCTAATTGATTTCCAGAAGTCAGGCTACTCTAGCCAACCAAATGCCCATTAACATGTTCTTCTCAAATTAGGAACAatatctattatttttattaatcttcTTAACTCTGAACATTTTCATTACACAAGGTATAATGGAATTCTGGATAGTTGAAGAAATTATTCAGCCAAGGTCTAGATATCttgtctccaaattcagggctttttCTCCTTGAGACTTGGGGTTCCTTCTCTTCTCTACTTATATGTCAGGAAGAACTAGATCCAAATAATTTTCACATAAGCCAGTAGAaagttttttttgtgtgaataaattagtttaaaagaaagatgaaagcTCTCTGCACAATTTTTATGATTGTCCCATTAACTCCTTTTATTTAATCCTGAAAATGGACCAGAAAATAATCCAGAAATATCTTGAAACTTTTAAAATGAAAGGGGAGCTCTGGAGTACAAAATTTTGTCCTGTACCACATTTTAAGCTtcagtaaataatttttaattactcCTGAAAAATCGGATGTTAGACATAGAAGTGTTCTCAGACGGAAAATGTTCCTTGGGCTTCAGAATTCACATCACAAGTAGGCCATATGGCCACagaattggattttatttgtttgATTTCCGTTTTACAACACTGGGTACCTTGTGAATCTAGTCTCAGATGAATGCATTAATGGTAAAACGAAAGCGAATAGATTTGAAAGAGAACTGAgtgccttgatttttttttcctaattatgaGAGAAAAACGTTCACAGGGATAGGTAGTTTGACAAATCTACAGAATAGAAATTTTATCTTTGGCAAATTCATGTAAAATTTTTATGGGTTATTCAGATTTAAGCATAACTTGGCCTCAAAACATCCACAATCTCTTACTTCTTTATGAGAAATGCAATCctttttactttgtctttgaaGGCTTCCTTTACCGCTTGTTTTGTAGTGTATAAACGAAAGGGCTAAGCATGGGGCAACTGAGGTTAAGAGCAGCCCCACCACCTTATTAAGGGCTACTCCTTTCTTTCCTGAAGGTTTAATGTAGGTGAAGATGGAACTGCCATAGCTCATGGAAACCACAATCATGTGAGAAGAACAGGTGGAAAAGGCCTTTTTCCTTTGTTGGGCAGAAGGGAATTTTAGAATGGTGCTGATGATGTATGTGTAGAAGAGAAGCACACCCAGTAGGGTAGTAATCAGTGTTAGCACAGCAAAAGCCAAAACAACCTTTTCTATAAGCTCTGTGTCTGAACAGGCGATCTGTAGGATAGGATAGGCATCACAAGCAAAACTATCAACGAGATTTGAGTCACAGAATTCCAGCTGGAGACCCATGCCAAGAGGGAAGGCAATAATCAACAAGCCAGCACCCCAACAGCAGAGAACGAGTGTAGTGCAGAGCTTGTTTTTCATGATGGTTGTGTAATGTaggggcttacagatggccacgtAGCGATCATAGGACATGGCAGCAAAGAGAAAAAACTCAGTTGCTCCAAAGAGGATAACAAAAAACAATTGCGTGGCACAAGCATTATAGGTACAAGTTTTATCTCCAGTTGTCAGGCTGTACAGGAATCTGGGAATACAGACAGAGGTGAATGAGACtcctaagaaagagaaatttcggaggaaaaaatacatgggagTTTGAAGATGGGAATCCAAAAGTGTGAGAGTGATAATTGCCATGTTCCCAGCCACACACAAAAGGTAggtgagaaataaaaataccaaaagtAGGATTTGTAATTTTGGGTCCTCCGTCATCCCCAGCAGGATGAATGTTGTTATCACTGTGTGATTTGTCATGACCTCCTGTGTCAAGTCAAAAACGATTGGACTTGAAGACACAAGCAACATAAGACGTCAGCATGGAGCATGAAGTAAAGATGCAATCAGTATTAATGTAATGCATTTGTCAATTGGTTGTAGAATTTCActggaaatatttaaatatgaacCAAAGGCCTATAATTCCCTTATTAGAAATGATATTTATACAGATGTCAAATGAAAACACGCAGCAGCAATCGTGCATCTCATTTCATATGGTGTTTCTCATTATCATTGTCTCGGGACATAGGTCTGATCAATGTTACAGGTTATTCCATTattcttgttatttttttcttctgcctcctttttctttgcttttcccgGCCTCCTTTTCAGCTCCACTTTTGTAAGAGAGAAGAATTTGTCAAGGAGTATTTTATTCTGGTCTCTGGctgtattttgaaataaaataactgCAAAGGGCTGGATAATAGCTTTGCTCTTACAATGATCCCGAATTAGgaacaaaaagtttaaaatacaAAGGTGTATCTTTGTTGTGTATTTTTGCTTTTAAGTACATGAAAGCACTTTTAAACCAGTAAAAGTGATTTTTAGGTAGAGGGCTCCCTGAAGAGTTACAAGAACCATCTTCCTGGGACCTGAGAATAAACCTGAGGAAGCCTGTCATGGCATTTGGGGGTGTGGCCAGATCCCAGAGGGAATGGTCTGTGGTCCTTGGGCTCCCTGCCGGTGAGATCCACCTCCCTGCTCTTCTGAGCAGCAGTCTTCAGAATCTGTCTCTGAATATCTTAGTGACCTCTCCTTTCAACCATTGCTGCTGTTCCTACTTTCAGATTGCCTCTCCCAACTAATTTCCCACCAGCCCTCTAACCTCGCTGCTTATATTCTCTGAGTTCTTCAGAAatgtaacttgctcaagcatTATCCATTAATAAACTGGCTAAATGGACtaatttttataaagaaattttGTAAAActcacattttccttgaaggTTACCATTTTCAAGTCCTCCCAGGAGTTTCATGCCTCCCTGCACATGTTTTTTTCAGGAATTCCATTAGTTGTgggggaggatggctcagggagaTCTCTTCTCCTTCAAATCAAAACTTGCCTTTGGTGCGATTCAAGTTGGAAACAGGTGCTTCGAGTATCCATTCTGCAAAAGAAGAGCTGGTAAATGCATTCTCTCTCGGGTTATATTTACTTGAAAATGATATATTGGTTCTTAAGATGTCTTCGTGTTTTATTTGTGGAATTAATTATAAATTGAGCAATTTTGTAGGGAAACCCTATGTGCCCAATACTACCCAATGTATGTGCTCCCAATTGAGAATTAAAAATGCATTAAGTAGTtttgtcttcttttctgctgctcaagtaaattataaaaattcacttattcagataaatatttaatatcagaGTCTGAAGAACTAACCATGAATAAGTGTGTCTCCCAAGGAGCTTTCCGTCTTTTGATGGGAGACAATATTTCATTTTAGTGCATGCTTAGGGATATAGTAAGATGAGATAACGGTGAAAATGCAACTTTGGTTTTAGGGCAATAACTACTCCATGCCTTTTCCTTGGCAATCTCTCTTAGTGGTGATTTGTATTTTACTATCTTCACTCAGTTGTTGTAGGCTAttatgtgggagccctggtggcacagtggataaagcacttggctgctaaccaaaagttcatcgGTTCAAAGCTACCAGCCACTCGGtggaagaaagttgtggcagtctgcttgcgtaaatatttccagccttggaaaccctaaggagcaggtctactctgtcccacgGGGTGGCTATGTGTCGGATTTGATGCAATgacagtgtgttttttttttttttttgggtggggggaggATTTAGAGTTGGTAACATCAGCACTCACTTACAGCTGAGTTAGCAAGTTGTATTCTTCAGGGTTCCTAGACATGTTTATGTCCAGGAAACCCACTTCAGATCATGGTAGAAATGGTTTAGTGGAGAGGTGGTATCTTGCCAAGCACTAGGAAGCTGCAGAACGAGGATTTTCATAGGCAGGACTGAGTGATAGGTCAGGGTCATTTCACACACCgagttctctttcctttcttctttccctcctatCATGTTACCAATAccaattgctattgagtcaattctgacacattaTGACTACATTTGTGTCTAAtttgaattgtgctccatagagttttcaatggttgaatttttggaagtagattgctaggcttttcttctaaggagcctcttggaggaatcaaactgccagccttttgtttagcagctgattgTGTTAACATTTGTACATTATATCCTTATACTGGGTATTCATGTTCTTACTTCAACCTTCCTTCTGCTATAAAGTTCTTAGGATTTAATGTTATTGCCTGTTACGAGTTTAAAACTCCTCTCATTTAAtttgggaaaccccggtggtatagtggttaagtgctacagctggcaaccaaaaggtcggcagttcaaatctaccaggtgctccttggaaactcgatggggcagttctactctgtcctatagggtcactatgagtcggaatcgacttaatagcaataggtttgatttggttttattctCTAATTTTGAGGGAAATGACTTGTGAAATAAACGAGGTGAGCATTTGTGGGTCCTTTAATTTAATGTGTTAAAGAACTAATACAGTTTTCTCTTAATTACTGAAGTTTTTCAGTCCACTTTACTTCTAAGAACAAGCTAAGCTTGTAGTGGCAGAGCATTTGGGTCTAAGGCTGCTTTGTCCACCTACATCCATATCATCGTCTCCTTTGGTTTAAATAGCAGAGATTGCTGTGAGCATAgaaagtcacatttttttttttttaatttgtgtcatATTTGAAACATTAAAGTAAGCAATGCATTTTACCACCTTCCCATAGGTAGTGTTTCTCGTTAAGCAGCCCTTGAAGACTTAACTTATGCAAAGCTACCTCCTGTCCCTTTCACTTTGGGAACTGTAAGGGTGATTGAGTTCAGTTTTTCTCTTGTATTGATTTCCTATTTAATgagttcttttatttatttcaggCACCTTGATCTTACGTGTCTGGGACAAGCCTCATTCAGTCTTCATCTGGATGAAGGCATGCTATGGTCTGGAACATTTGAAATTCTAGAAATGAATGCCACCACCCTCCATTCCCGAAGTGGCcaaatcaaaccccttgccatggagGTGGATTCTGATTCGAACTCACaacaattctataggacagagtagaaccaccccattgggtttcctaggagcagctggtaaatttaaactgctgacctattggttagctaCCCAAAGTGGCAGAAGGTATTGAAATAACAGGTCCATAATAAGGCCAGATTCTCCGTAatgtaatttgtattatttgattTCTGTAACACTAGAAGATATctttaatgga
Proteins encoded in this window:
- the LOC135231317 gene encoding olfactory receptor 6C2-like, with the translated sequence MAIITLTLLDSHLQTPMYFFLRNFSFLGVSFTSVCIPRFLYSLTTGDKTCTYNACATQLFFVILFGATEFFLFAAMSYDRYVAICKPLHYTTIMKNKLCTTLVLCCWGAGLLIIAFPLGMGLQLEFCDSNLVDSFACDAYPILQIACSDTELIEKVVLAFAVLTLITTLLGVLLFYTYIISTILKFPSAQQRKKAFSTCSSHMIVVSMSYGSSIFTYIKPSGKKGVALNKVVGLLLTSVAPCLALSFIHYKTSGKGSLQRQSKKDCISHKEVRDCGCFEAKLCLNLNNP